In one Rutidosis leptorrhynchoides isolate AG116_Rl617_1_P2 chromosome 8, CSIRO_AGI_Rlap_v1, whole genome shotgun sequence genomic region, the following are encoded:
- the LOC139864405 gene encoding pentatricopeptide repeat-containing protein DOT4, chloroplastic-like, producing the protein MGNLQKAMNLIFTSEKCNLEAKTYCDVLQLCADLKVYNIICLKGTEIDHVLGSKLVFMFISCGDLNEGRRIFNNISDNIPKINVFRWNFMMNAYAKNDDYKESVYLFTKMIEIGFEPDGYTFTCIFKCLAGFEDDNNLSEMIHGYVLKSGFGFDSNVV; encoded by the coding sequence ATGGGTAATCTTCAAAAGGCCATGAATTTGATTTTTACCTCTGAAAAATGTAATCTTGAAGCAAAAACTTACTGTGATGTTCTTCAACTTTGTGCTGATTTAAAAGTTTATAATATAATATGTTTAAAGGGTACTGAAATTGACCATGTTTTGGGTTCAAAGCTTGTGTTTATGTTTATTAGCTGTGGGGATTTAAATGAGGGAAGACGAATTTTCAATAACATATCTGATAACATTCCGAAGATTAATGTTTTTCGTTGGAATTTTATGATGAATGCTTATGCAAAGAATGATGATTATAAGGAGAGTGTGTATTTGTTTACTAAAATGATTGAAATTGGTTTTGAACCTGATGGTTATACATTTACTTGTATATTTAAGTGTTTAGCAGGTTTTGAGGATGATAATAATTTAAGTGAAATGATTCATGGTTATGTTTTAAAATCAGGATTTGGATTTGATAGTAATGTGgtgtga
- the LOC139864404 gene encoding uncharacterized protein encodes MVPGNMFQMKVGAGNIVRFWFDTWTGSSNLVSRYNRPFHLDVNKDDFVADKWQQGSWNWVWNRDVLGSRNEALLDSLINEINEIALNNSEDRWECSINHDGVFSVQSTGLLIDRNSIPSGTTSTSWFKFLPRKVNIFLWRLRLDALPVRWNLSAKDVDISSIVCPRCLNGIETHDHLFFGCEFAGALWHKLHVWLNCGMIAFTSWDTFIAWLEGVNLSTIDKKCTIATVVTTLWSIWRFRNGIVFNNVFCNRSSVFDAIRLLSFRWIKHRSHLVLNWNS; translated from the coding sequence ATGGTTCCAGGTAATATGTTTCAGATGAAAGTGGGAGCAGGTAACATTGTTCGTTTCTGGTTCGATACGTGGACAGGTAGTTCAAATCTTGTGTCACGTTACAATCGTCCTTTTCATTTAGACGTAAATAAAGATGACTTCGTAGCGGATAAATGGCAACAAGGTTCTTGGAATTGGGTATGGAACCGAGATGTTTTGGGGAGTAGAAATGAGGCCCTTCTTGATTCCCTTATTAACGAAATTAATGAAATTGCATTGAATAATAGCGAAGATCGATGGGAATGTTCCATTAATCACGATGGTGTGTTCTCGGTGCAGTCCACCGGGTTACTTATTGATCGCAACTCAATTCCTTCAGGTACAACGAGCACGTCTTGGTTTAAATTTTTACCTAGGAAGGTGAATATTTTTTTATGGAGGTTACGGTTAGACGCGTTACCGGTCAGGTGGAATTTATCCGCCAAAGACGTTGATATTTCGAGTATCGTTTGTCCACGGTGTCTTAATGGTATCGAGACCCATGATCATTTGTTTTTCGGTTGTGAGTTTGCGGGTGCTTTATGGCACAAGCTCCATGTTTGGCTTAATTGTGGTATGATTGCTTTTACATCTTGGGacactttcattgcttggcttgaagGGGTTAATCTTTCCACGATTGACAAGAAATGTACTATTGCTACAGTTGTTACTACTCTTTGGTCGATTTGGAGATTCAGAAACGGGATTGTtttcaataatgtattttgtaatagGAGTAGTGTTTTTGATGCTATTAGATTGTTATCCTTTCGTTGGATTAAACATAGAAGTCATTTAGTTTTGAATTGGAACTCTTAG